In Babesia microti strain RI chromosome IV, complete genome, the sequence gcaaCAAAAACAACATAtgatacaataataaaacTATTGAACTGAAAGTCCAATAATTGATAGAATAATTTCTATAAAATTAAGTGATTAAGattcattattattcaCATTTTGGTAGTGCCAGGTATTGTTGTCCAGCGGACACACCTGCCTCGTTTTCAACCACCTGGAAATGCAATGGTGATGGAAGGCATGATTACAAACCCCCCAAGCAATTGTACATTTGTTTCTGTCACTTTCGCATGCAGGTTCGTTCGTTTGACACTCGATGCACATGTCCATGATATGATTCCGACAAATAGCACAGTTGTCTACAGCAATATCCCAAGCCCAAAATGCCACAGCAGACCATTTCTTGATCTTAAAGTGGATATTATCACCAGTAGTGGTACTTTCCACTTCTGATTTCATGTCACCGTAGCCAGCTCACGCACACCATTTATAGCACCCATGCCTATTGTCATTCATGGGGTGCCAGTATATAGTCTTTAGCATAGTTGCTAGAcaattaatgaaaattataaatggcATCGCACAATTTTCTTTAAAACAAGTATTTCAACCCGTAAATACACTATGAATATGTTGTTGATGATGAACTAAGCCAATCTGACATGCAACCAGTAAAACCCGCAACAACAACATTAGGTATGGATATGAACGTATCGCAATTGATAGGCCCTAGGGAGGCCTGGGTTAGAGCTTGTACAAAGTCTTACTTTGAAGCCAGATCTAAATCGggaaattacaaaaatttgatcaGAGTGATTCACCCTCATCCGGATTCCATAAGAATCCAATCCAAAGTTAGGGATCTAGCAGTCAATCACAACGGAACAAAATTATACGTTGTAACTAGGGAGATGGTAACTGTATTATCCATAACAAACAATAACCAATATAATCCTTCTAACATCAACTATGCCAATGACAATGTGGCACTGATTACTAAATGCACGATACCTATAAAGGCTTCGAAGATTTTGGTACATCCTGAGGATCCGGATGTTTTTATATTACTATGTCAGGATAACAATAGCGATGCACCATTGATTCGTGCTTATGAGTCTAAGGTCAATACTAGAGTTCTTGCGGAATGGAATGTTAAAGACGCAGACACCTGGTACACTGGAGCTTGGAGCccaaataacaattttttgatcTTTATTGACAGGCAAAATCGGTTGTATATGATGAACCTGTCATATCACATTGAGAATAGTCCACTACCAGTTTATGTCAAATCACTCAACTCTGAAGTTTACGGCATTACATTCTCCCGCAAGGGGGattgcatatttttatatggTTCTGAAGGATATATTGAGTGTTTTCCCTCATACAGCTCAAAATGCACATCACAAATTCTCCCAAAACACTTACTCTTGGAGCCCTTAACAATTACAAGGGCTCACTCGCATATTGTTACGTGTTGTGCAACCAATAAGTCCAACAACTTAATCGCAACAGGGGGATCTGATCATacaatacatatttttgaaataaattacactGCAACAAACACTATCTCTGGCGATTTGGTGTGCATTGGCACCTTTCCGGAATTGGAAGGCCAGATTAGCAATATGTCATTTTCCAGGTGTGGATTATTGTTGGCTTGGGGTACAAAGGATTCCACTCAATTTGATGATTCTGATGAAAGGGATGATGAAACGGCCAACGACTTTACCCTTACTATTGCAGGAGTGAACCCTTGCCAGATTTATTACAAACATCCAACTAGTAGTCCCGTGACCCATTGTGTATTCTTACCCAATTCTTATACAGTGATATTTGCATTGGACTATGATTATATGAAGAAAGGACTGCCCAAGGGCCCTAAATGTCCCATTGGCTTACTTCATCTAGAGTAACGtgatttatttgcaaaaatgCAATGGAACTGTCACACATTAAACtattttgtacattaatttttacaatagTAATGTTTGgtatttatttcatttaatcaaaaaattcttCTAATCATTTCAGTTGTCGTAGATAACAATACTTTGTATGTGTGGCACCACTGCTTATATGAATGTTGTGTTATGTCGTACAATAGTACCACAGAATTGGACATTGGTCCTGCTAAAGAAGGACTTTCGGCCTTATTTGGTGTGATACTCTCCCCAGAACCGTGTGTTTATGCTAATACAGTCGCCCAGATACAATTCAAACAACATCATCACCCCTGCATGAGCTACGCGCCCTTAATCATTTAAACGTATTCACAATTTCACACAGACCATCACAGCACAACATGTTGACTTAGAAGTTGAGCCTGTTAAAccacaaattatcaaaccTTGGAGGCCGGAAATGATACCGCCAAGTTACACATTCATATCGTTCATTATTCCAATTCTTTCAATTTATGCTATAGTAATTCCAACCACTTTCAGATGGTAGGTTATTGGATATGTAGTTTGTTACATGGGAAGATTGTTGCCAGAAATACAATAACAGTAGTAACATCATTTATCGCATTCACTTTCTCACTAAAGGCAAGTTCTACttgttttatttgttttttttttaaattgctATCGTTTTTTGCTAAAATAGACCATCCATCTGTTTATTGGATCTCACATGATCTCAGTTACATTTGCTGCGCTAATTGCCTTCCTAACCGCACTAGTCGCACTGACACCGCTCAAATACCTTGGTTTTCGTATCACTAGTAAGCTCAAAGTGATTTAGATTTGGGAAAACAGCCGATAGGATGGGTAAAACATTGCCTcaaatatagataattatgACACTATTTTACACGCTGCTAGTGGCCAATATAGGAATTCATTTTGGTGCCGAGCTTTTTAGGGTACAAAATGGAAACCTTAGCGGCGATGACACGGTGATTATCAGCATTCCTTACTATCCTCTG encodes:
- a CDS encoding RING-box protein 1 (overlaps_old_locusTagID:BBM_III06125), with the protein product MKSEVESTTTGDNIHFKIKKWSAVAFWAWDIAVDNCAICRNHIMDMCIECQTNEPACESDRNKCTIAWGVCNHAFHHHCISRWLKTRQVCPLDNNTWHYQNVNNNES
- a CDS encoding hypothetical protein (overlaps_old_locusTagID:BBM_III06125;~overlaps_old_locusTagID:BBM_III06130) — translated: MQPVKPATTTLGMDMNVSQLIGPREAWVRACTKSYFEARSKSGNYKNLIRVIHPHPDSIRIQSKVRDLAVNHNGTKLYVVTREMVTVLSITNNNQYNPSNINYANDNVALITKCTIPIKASKILVHPEDPDVFILLCQDNNSDAPLIRAYESKVNTRVLAEWNVKDADTWYTGAWSPNNNFLIFIDRQNRLYMMNLSYHIENSPLPVYVKSLNSEVYGITFSRKGDCIFLYGSEGYIECFPSYSSKCTSQILPKHLLLEPLTITRAHSHIVTCCATNKSNNLIATGGSDHTIHIFEINYTATNTISGDLVCIGTFPELEGQISNMSFSRCGLLLAWGTKDSTQFDDSDERDDETANDFTLTIAGVNPCQIYYKHPTSSPVTHCVFLPNSYTVIFALDYDYMKKGLPKGPKCPIGLLHLE